The DNA window CGCCTATCTTCCGGTAACGCGTAAGCGTCTTTCCATCGATCACGATCTGCCATCCGGCGCAGCAGGTGTCTTCGCACCGGTCAGCAATGCATTGGAATTCTCTGTAATAATCTGGAAACGTATACAACATCTTCTCTCACTCCTACGGTTATGATTATAGCACTGAATACTATCACGGTCAAAAAATCCAAATCCCCTTTTGACCCGAACTTCATAAAATGTTACTATAATCTTACACTACGCAGTTTTCTAAAGTCTTAGCTCACTTCTAGTACAACGCGCAAGAACATTATGTGAGGAAGCGATTATCTTGCCAAAAGCAATGTCTCAGGAACAAAAATATGAAATGATGACCCAGGCCCCTATCCACGGTCTGATCGGCCGGCTTTCCGTCCCCACCATCATCAGCATGCTCATCACCTCTTTCTACAACATGGCTGACACCTTTTTCGTGGGAAAGCTCAGCACCAGCGCCACTGCCGCGGTCGGCGTTGTCTTTCCCGTCATGGCCATCATACAGGCTCTGGGCTTCTTCTGCGGCCACGGTTCTGGAAACTCCATCTCCAGACGGCTGGGCTCCAAAGATACCCAGGCCGCCAAAGAGCTGGCTTCAACCGGATTTTTCCTGGCTTTTGGCTTAGGAATCCTGGTCATGGTCCTGGGACTTCTCTTCCTGGAACCCCTGTCTTATCTCCTGGGTTCCACGGATACGATCCTGCCTTACACCAAGGCCTATCTGCGGGTCATCCTTCTGGGCGCTCCCTATATGACCGCCCAGCTTGTATTAAATAACCAGATCCGGTTCCAGGGAAACGCTTTCTATTCCATGATCGGAATCACCGCCGGCGGAGTCCTGAATGTGATCCTGGACCCTATTTTTATCTTCGTGCTCCACCTTGGCATCTCAGGCGCCGCCATTGCCACAATCCTCAGCCAGTTCGTCAGTTTCTGTCTGCTTCTTTTAGGAATCCGAATCTCCCGGTGCATCCCGATCCATATCCGGAATGTCCGCTTTTCCAGGGATCGGCTGCGGGAGATCGTAGGCGGAGGACTTCCTTCTCTATTCCGGCAGGGCCTTGGAAGCGTGGCCACTATGACCCTCAATGTAGCGGCCAATCCTTACGGCGATGCGGCAATCGCGGCCATGTCTGTGGTCAGCCGCATCACTATGTTCGCCAATTCGGCCCTGATCGGATTTGGCCAGGGATTCCAGCCTGTCTGCGGATTTAATTATGGTGCCGGGAAATACAGCCGTGTCAAGGAAGCCTTCTGGTTCTGTGTAAAGGTTGCTACTGCTGCGTTATGCATGATCGCTATTACAGGCGGTATCCTCTCCGGTCATCTCATCTGGATCTTCCGCAATGATGCGGATGTGATCCGAATCGGCACCACCGCGTTAAGATTTCAATGTCTGACCTTCGTGCTAAACGGCTGGATCACCATGAACAATATGATGATGCAGACCATGGGGAAAACATTTCCCGCTACTTTGCTGGCCTCCTCCCGCCAGGGACTCTTCTTTATTCCGGCGCTCCTGATCCTCCCTCAGTTTCTGGGACTTCTTGGTATCCAGGCCGCCCAGGCAGTGTCCGATATTTTTACATTTGTCCTGACTACAGTCCTAAACCGGAGGGTAATGAGGTCTCTGACTCCAGATTCTGATCAGAAGCCGGCCGGACACTAAAAGGGAGCGGCATATCTTGCCGTCTCCCTTTTTTAATATCGAGCATATTTCTCATTTGCTTAAGATCTATTCTTCCCCTTTGCCAAGCCGCAATATAACACGAATCCCAGGAAAAGAACAGCGGCTGCCATCCACCCGGCCAGGACCGCCGTCCCCTGCCCGGCAAATTTATCATAATACCCCTTCAAATAGATCACCATGATGATCAGAGGAATCCCATAAGCCACATACGTCTTAAGTCCGGCTGGAAATTTGGGCCCCTTTCCGGTATTGGCTTCCTCGAGGAACTTGTCCCAGCCCCATCCATTCTTTCTTGTGCAGAACATAAGATATCCCAGACTTCCCAGCGGAAGCAGGTTGTTAGACACAATGAAGTCTTCCAGGTCCATGATCGTGCTCCCCTCGCCCAAAGGCTGAAAGCCGGATAATACATTAAAGCCCAATACGCAGGGCATACTCAGCAGGATGATCAAAACCGCGCTGACCGCCACACTTTTATTCCTGGACCATCCAAAGAGGTCCATATCAAAGGAAATGATATTTTCAAACACAGCGACTACCGTAGTAAAAGCCGCAAACGTCAGGAACAAGAAAAAGAGTCCTCCCCAAAAGGCGCCTCCCGGAATCTGGGCGAAAATATTGGGAATGGTAATAAAGATCAGGCTGGGGCCGGATCCCGGCTCAATTCCAAACGCAAAGCAGGCTGGAATGATAATGAACCCCGCTGTTAAAGCCACACTGGTATCCAACGCTGTGATGCTCACCGCTTCTCCCAGAAGCGTCCGCTCTTTGGGCATATAGCTGCCAAAGATCATCATAGCCCCAATACCGATCGACAGCGTAAAAAAGGACTGGCTCAGAGCCGCGAAGATTACATTCCCGATCCCTTGCTCCGCCATCTTCTCAAAATCCGGGACCAGATAGAACCGGATTCCTTCTCCGGCCCCTTCCATGAATACCGAGTGGATCGCCAGCGCCACCATCAATACCAATAGAATAGACATCATAAATTTCGATGCCCGCTCGATTCCCTTCTGTATCCCAAAGATACATACCGCAAAACCGATCACACAGATCAGGATCGTCCAGAAGGCCATGACAGGCAGATTCCCCATTACATCGGAGAAAGCCGCGGTCACCTGCTCTGTGGAAGCGCCATTGAAATCTCCTTTAACGCTCTTCCAGCAATAGTACAAAAGCCATCCTCCTACCGTGGTATAAAACATCATCAGCAGATAACTGCCCACGATGCCAATCCACTTCGTCCAGTGCCATTTTGTCCCTTCCGGCTCTAACTCTTCAAAAGAGGCCGCCACGCTGAACCGGCTGGCACGCCCGATGGAAAACTCACATACCAGGACAGGAATCCCCATGATCAGCAAAAAGACCAGGTAGATCAAAATAAATGCCGCCCCTCCATATTCCCCGCAAAGATACGGGAATTTCCAAACATTTCCAATTCCGATGGCGCATCCTGCGGATACCAGGATGAACCCGATCCGAGAACCAAACGTCTCTCTTTTCATACCTCTCTTCCCCCTCTATCTAGAACATTTGAACAGAAGATCTTCCCATCTTCTGTCTACTTCTTTCTGAAATTCTTCGATGAGATACTCATTTCCTTGTTTAAACAAATGCTTAAATCGTCCCTGTTTCCTGAGGAACTCCTCGATCGGCAGTTTCTTCTTAGGTTCGTAATTTAAGATCCATTTCCCTTCTTCCACTTCAAACAGCGGCCAATAACAAGTCTCCACTGCCAGCCTGCAGATTTCCATAATATCCGGCGTATGGTATCTCCATCCTCTGGGACATGGAGCCATAATATTCAGAAATGCCGCCCCCGGTGTATAGATCGCTTTCTCTGATTTGATATGCATATCTTTAAAGTTCTGGATAAAGGTCGTCTGGGCTGCGTAAGGAATGTCATGGGCTGCTATGACGGCCGCCAAGTCCTTGCGGTTCTGGGGCTTTCCATGGCTCTGGCTCCCTGCCGGCGTAGTGGTAGTATCCGCATACATAGGAGTGGCGGAAGAACGCTGTATGCCCGTATTCATATAAGCCCCGTTATCATAACATACATAGACCATGTCCTGGTTGCGCTCCATGGCGCCGGACAGAGACTGCAGTCCAATATCATAGGTTCCTCCATCCCCGCCGAAGGCAATAAATTTGTAATTGTCTTTTAATCTGCCTTTCCGCTTCAGCGCTTTATACGCCCCCTCCACACCGCTTAGAGTCGCGCCCGCGTTTTCAAACGCGTTGTGGATATAACTGTCCTCCCAGGAAGTATAAGGATAGGTAAAAGTAGACACCTCCAGACAGCCGGTAGCGTTGCCGATCACTGCTTTGTCTCCTTCATGAAGGCCCCGCAGGACATTGCGCACCGCGATGGTGCCGCCGCATCCCGCGCACATTCTGTGTCCGGGAGCAAGACGTTCCGGTTTACTCATCGTCTCTTTGAAATTATAAGCCATGCGATCTCTCCTCTCCCTTTGTTCTCAATCCAAGATAACGGTAAGTCTCTCCCGCGTCTTGATCCTTCTGGATCTGTTCCAGATCCGCAAATACCTGGGCAATGTCTTCTACCCGCACATCTCTTCCGCCAAGCCCATATATGTAGTTGACCGCCAGCGCTTTTGCTCTCGCCCGGTACAGGGCAGCCATTACATCCGCCCCCAAAGGTCCGCCGTGATTACTGAAGCTTTCCGCCCGGTCCATAATGGCTACCGCCTGGACATCCGCCAGGGCCTGGGCAATCTCCTCCGCCGGGAAAGGACGGTAGAGTCTGATCTTGA is part of the Lachnospiraceae bacterium KGMB03038 genome and encodes:
- a CDS encoding MATE family efflux transporter, producing MLPKAMSQEQKYEMMTQAPIHGLIGRLSVPTIISMLITSFYNMADTFFVGKLSTSATAAVGVVFPVMAIIQALGFFCGHGSGNSISRRLGSKDTQAAKELASTGFFLAFGLGILVMVLGLLFLEPLSYLLGSTDTILPYTKAYLRVILLGAPYMTAQLVLNNQIRFQGNAFYSMIGITAGGVLNVILDPIFIFVLHLGISGAAIATILSQFVSFCLLLLGIRISRCIPIHIRNVRFSRDRLREIVGGGLPSLFRQGLGSVATMTLNVAANPYGDAAIAAMSVVSRITMFANSALIGFGQGFQPVCGFNYGAGKYSRVKEAFWFCVKVATAALCMIAITGGILSGHLIWIFRNDADVIRIGTTALRFQCLTFVLNGWITMNNMMMQTMGKTFPATLLASSRQGLFFIPALLILPQFLGLLGIQAAQAVSDIFTFVLTTVLNRRVMRSLTPDSDQKPAGH
- a CDS encoding sodium-dependent transporter, whose protein sequence is MKRETFGSRIGFILVSAGCAIGIGNVWKFPYLCGEYGGAAFILIYLVFLLIMGIPVLVCEFSIGRASRFSVAASFEELEPEGTKWHWTKWIGIVGSYLLMMFYTTVGGWLLYYCWKSVKGDFNGASTEQVTAAFSDVMGNLPVMAFWTILICVIGFAVCIFGIQKGIERASKFMMSILLVLMVALAIHSVFMEGAGEGIRFYLVPDFEKMAEQGIGNVIFAALSQSFFTLSIGIGAMMIFGSYMPKERTLLGEAVSITALDTSVALTAGFIIIPACFAFGIEPGSGPSLIFITIPNIFAQIPGGAFWGGLFFLFLTFAAFTTVVAVFENIISFDMDLFGWSRNKSVAVSAVLIILLSMPCVLGFNVLSGFQPLGEGSTIMDLEDFIVSNNLLPLGSLGYLMFCTRKNGWGWDKFLEEANTGKGPKFPAGLKTYVAYGIPLIIMVIYLKGYYDKFAGQGTAVLAGWMAAAVLFLGFVLYCGLAKGKNRS
- a CDS encoding pyruvate ferredoxin oxidoreductase (catalyzes the formation of acetyl-CoA from pyruvate and coenzyme A); this encodes MAYNFKETMSKPERLAPGHRMCAGCGGTIAVRNVLRGLHEGDKAVIGNATGCLEVSTFTYPYTSWEDSYIHNAFENAGATLSGVEGAYKALKRKGRLKDNYKFIAFGGDGGTYDIGLQSLSGAMERNQDMVYVCYDNGAYMNTGIQRSSATPMYADTTTTPAGSQSHGKPQNRKDLAAVIAAHDIPYAAQTTFIQNFKDMHIKSEKAIYTPGAAFLNIMAPCPRGWRYHTPDIMEICRLAVETCYWPLFEVEEGKWILNYEPKKKLPIEEFLRKQGRFKHLFKQGNEYLIEEFQKEVDRRWEDLLFKCSR